One window of Nocardia sp. NBC_00508 genomic DNA carries:
- a CDS encoding hemolysin family protein, whose translation MNSLTLVLLAVLLISVGGVFAGVDSALNTISPARVEDMVRAERPGAVRLSRIVADRARYVNLMVLLRILCEIGATVLLAAGLMQVWADNWALLVTAVVMVLVSYVVIGVGPRTLGRQHAYSIALVTALPLQFIGALLGPLSRLLILIGNAITPGKGFRNGPFASEIELREVVEMAGERGVVADDERRMIQSVFELGDTPARAVMVPRTEMVWIEADKTAAQAMSLAVRSGHSRIPVIGENVDDILGVVYLKDLVPFADRSRKVQVREVMRPAVFMPDSKPLDTLLDEMQRRRNHMALLVDEYGGIAGLVTIEDVLEEIVGEIADEYDTDETPPIEDLGDGRYRVSARLSVEDLGELYGLEIEEEDVDTVGGLLAHELGRVPLPGSKVEVHGLVLRGEGGADARGRVRVNTVVVRKAREKVPAGKTNGDNPNGKRKANGSERETPADRDEDGDSE comes from the coding sequence GTGAATTCTCTGACCCTCGTTTTGCTGGCGGTCCTGCTCATCTCGGTGGGTGGGGTCTTCGCCGGTGTCGACTCCGCGCTGAACACGATCTCGCCCGCCCGCGTCGAGGACATGGTGCGTGCCGAACGGCCCGGTGCGGTGCGGCTGAGCCGGATCGTCGCCGACCGGGCGCGCTACGTGAATCTCATGGTGCTGCTGCGGATCCTGTGCGAGATCGGCGCCACGGTGCTGCTGGCGGCTGGGCTGATGCAGGTCTGGGCGGACAACTGGGCGCTGCTGGTCACCGCAGTGGTGATGGTGCTGGTGTCCTATGTGGTGATCGGAGTCGGTCCGCGCACGCTCGGTCGTCAGCACGCGTACTCGATCGCGCTGGTCACGGCACTGCCGCTGCAGTTCATCGGAGCGCTGCTCGGCCCGCTCAGCAGGCTGCTGATTCTGATCGGCAACGCGATCACCCCCGGCAAGGGTTTTCGCAACGGCCCGTTCGCCTCCGAGATCGAGCTGCGCGAAGTGGTCGAGATGGCCGGTGAGCGCGGCGTGGTGGCCGACGACGAACGCAGAATGATCCAGTCGGTCTTCGAACTCGGCGACACCCCCGCCCGCGCGGTGATGGTGCCGCGCACCGAGATGGTTTGGATCGAGGCGGACAAGACCGCGGCGCAGGCGATGTCGCTCGCGGTGCGATCCGGGCACTCGCGCATCCCGGTGATCGGCGAGAACGTCGACGACATCCTCGGTGTGGTGTACCTGAAAGACCTTGTACCCTTTGCGGATCGCAGCCGTAAGGTGCAAGTGCGCGAGGTCATGCGGCCCGCGGTGTTCATGCCCGATTCCAAACCGCTGGATACTCTGCTCGACGAGATGCAGCGCAGGCGCAATCACATGGCGTTGCTGGTGGACGAGTACGGCGGCATCGCGGGGTTGGTGACCATCGAGGACGTGCTCGAGGAGATCGTCGGTGAGATCGCCGACGAGTACGACACCGACGAGACCCCGCCGATCGAAGACCTCGGCGACGGACGTTACCGGGTATCGGCCCGGCTGTCGGTGGAGGATCTCGGCGAGCTGTACGGGCTGGAGATCGAGGAGGAGGACGTCGACACGGTCGGCGGCCTGCTGGCGCACGAACTCGGGCGGGTGCCGCTGCCCGGTTCGAAGGTCGAGGTGCACGGGCTGGTGCTGCGCGGTGAAGGCGGCGCGGACGCGCGGGGACGGGTGCGGGTGAACACGGTTGTGGTCCGCAAGGCGCGCGAGAAGGTCCCGGCTGGGAAGACCAACGGCGACAACCCCAATGGCAAGCGCAAGGCCAATGGATCGGAGCGGGAGACCCCGGCCGATCGTGACGAGGACGGAGACAGCGAATGA
- a CDS encoding cytidine deaminase, producing MTELDAEDNKLVVLARGALGRTGGASGAAIRDTDGRTYAAGEVNLTALRLTALQAAVAAALSSGAEGFEAAVVVGGRLSDFGVTAVREVSAEARIIFTDRDGAVFEIVDDSADAADAVAADSGEVRGG from the coding sequence ATGACCGAACTGGACGCCGAGGACAACAAGCTGGTCGTGCTGGCCCGCGGGGCGCTCGGCCGCACCGGCGGGGCGAGTGGAGCGGCCATCCGCGACACGGACGGACGAACCTACGCCGCGGGCGAGGTGAACCTGACCGCGCTGCGGCTGACGGCGCTGCAAGCCGCCGTGGCCGCCGCGCTGTCCAGCGGCGCAGAGGGATTCGAGGCGGCCGTTGTGGTCGGCGGGCGGTTGTCCGATTTCGGTGTCACCGCGGTGCGTGAGGTCTCGGCGGAGGCGCGGATCATCTTCACCGACCGTGACGGCGCGGTGTTCGAGATCGTCGACGATTCGGCCGACGCCGCCGACGCGGTGGCCGCCGACTCGGGCGAGGTGCGCGGTGGCTGA
- a CDS encoding 16S rRNA (uracil(1498)-N(3))-methyltransferase, whose product MAATVFYLDEVPEPGGVAVLDGPEGRHAATVRRIRVGEPITLSDGRGVLAESEVVAAHRDRLELTVRNRILAAPPAPLVTVVQALPKSDRSELAVELMTEAGADVVIPWQAARCVANWEGKAAKAVDKWRAAARAAARQSRRAYIPEVADLHRTKDLLELVRRAKAHGAIVAALHESGAARFTELPFADAAEIILVVGPEGGLDDAELTALVDAGADVTLLGPTVLRTSTAAAVALGALGALTPRW is encoded by the coding sequence GTGGCCGCGACCGTCTTCTACCTCGACGAGGTGCCCGAGCCGGGCGGGGTCGCGGTGCTCGACGGCCCGGAGGGCAGGCATGCCGCCACGGTGCGCCGCATCCGGGTCGGCGAGCCGATCACCCTCTCCGACGGACGTGGTGTGCTGGCGGAATCGGAAGTCGTTGCCGCGCACCGCGACCGCCTCGAGCTGACGGTGCGCAACCGGATACTCGCCGCCCCACCGGCCCCGCTGGTGACCGTTGTCCAGGCATTGCCCAAATCCGACCGTTCGGAGCTCGCGGTAGAGCTGATGACCGAGGCGGGCGCGGACGTCGTCATCCCGTGGCAGGCGGCGCGTTGTGTCGCGAACTGGGAAGGCAAGGCGGCCAAGGCGGTCGACAAGTGGCGCGCCGCGGCCCGCGCGGCCGCCCGCCAGTCCCGACGCGCCTACATCCCGGAGGTCGCCGACCTGCATCGCACGAAGGACCTGCTCGAGCTGGTCCGGAGGGCGAAGGCACACGGCGCGATCGTGGCGGCGCTGCATGAATCCGGCGCAGCGCGCTTCACCGAACTGCCTTTCGCCGACGCTGCCGAGATCATCCTCGTGGTCGGCCCGGAAGGCGGGCTGGACGATGCCGAACTGACGGCCCTGGTCGACGCGGGCGCGGACGTAACCCTGCTCGGCCCAACAGTTTTGCGGACGTCCACCGCGGCGGCGGTAGCTCTCGGCGCCCTGGGCGCTCTGACCCCGCGCTGGTGA
- the ybeY gene encoding rRNA maturation RNase YbeY, producing the protein MSIEIANESGIDVPEEELVSVARFVIARMDVHPAAELSMVLVDLDTMADLHMRWMDLPGPTDVMSFPMDELEPGGRPDSPEPGPSMLGDIVLCPEFAAGQARKAGHSLDHELALLTVHGVLHLLGYDHAEPEEEKEMFALQATLLEEWYESLQEAQRRAELAERDARLLGKAGFTTPGDSLGPA; encoded by the coding sequence GTGAGCATCGAGATCGCCAACGAATCGGGTATCGACGTGCCCGAAGAAGAGCTGGTCAGCGTCGCGCGGTTCGTGATCGCGCGAATGGACGTGCACCCGGCCGCGGAACTGTCCATGGTGCTCGTCGATCTCGATACCATGGCCGACCTGCACATGCGCTGGATGGACTTGCCCGGCCCGACCGATGTCATGTCCTTCCCGATGGACGAACTCGAGCCCGGCGGACGGCCCGACAGCCCCGAACCCGGCCCGTCCATGCTGGGCGACATCGTGTTGTGCCCCGAGTTCGCCGCGGGCCAAGCGCGCAAGGCCGGTCACTCGCTGGACCACGAACTCGCGCTGCTCACCGTGCACGGCGTGCTCCACCTGCTCGGCTACGACCATGCCGAGCCGGAGGAGGAAAAGGAGATGTTCGCGTTGCAGGCCACGCTGCTCGAGGAGTGGTACGAGAGCCTGCAGGAAGCCCAGCGCCGGGCCGAACTCGCCGAACGCGACGCGCGGTTGCTGGGTAAGGCGGGATTCACCACACCGGGTGATTCCCTGGGTCCCGCGTGA
- a CDS encoding MFS transporter, producing MTTTQRTAETDVTHERRIITALFAAGLTTFASMYSAQALLPSLSAAFGATPAQAALAVSLTTGFLALAIIPVSALSSHIGRTRVMIGSAVATAAIGLLLPLSPSLELLLTGRALQGIALAGVPAVAMACLAEEIGSDGLGAAMGIYVAGTTVGGLAGRLIPAFTLDFASWRWAQAVASLAAAACTVWFVRWLPPSRGFVPRPAGIHTIRGDLAGQLRHPGLLALFGLAFVLMGGFVSLYNYLGYRLIAAPFGLPEALAGLVFVLYLAGTAASAMSGRLADRVGRQRVLTASLAVMAAGLAVTIPDHLGMVILGVLLYTAGFFGAHTAASAWVGAMAEGNRGAASSLYLFAYYLGGAVIGGVAGIAYARAGWLGLASGIGVLVVIAALLVWALLFHRAVDAAAHAKTA from the coding sequence ATGACCACGACGCAGCGCACAGCGGAGACGGATGTCACGCACGAACGCAGGATCATCACGGCGCTGTTCGCCGCGGGTCTGACGACCTTCGCGTCGATGTACAGCGCCCAAGCCCTGCTGCCGAGCCTCTCGGCCGCGTTCGGAGCGACACCGGCACAGGCAGCGCTCGCGGTGTCGCTCACCACCGGCTTCTTGGCGCTGGCGATCATCCCGGTGAGCGCGTTGTCGTCCCACATCGGACGCACCAGGGTGATGATCGGCTCCGCCGTCGCGACGGCAGCGATCGGCCTGCTGCTACCGCTGAGCCCGTCACTGGAATTGCTGCTCACCGGCCGAGCGCTCCAAGGCATCGCATTGGCGGGCGTGCCCGCGGTGGCGATGGCCTGCCTCGCGGAGGAGATCGGTAGCGACGGGTTGGGCGCCGCGATGGGAATCTATGTAGCGGGGACCACGGTCGGCGGGTTGGCCGGACGCTTGATTCCGGCATTCACCCTGGACTTCGCGTCCTGGCGCTGGGCACAGGCAGTTGCTTCACTCGCCGCGGCGGCCTGCACGGTGTGGTTCGTCCGGTGGTTGCCGCCGTCGCGCGGCTTCGTCCCGCGACCCGCCGGGATCCACACGATACGCGGCGATCTGGCGGGTCAGCTGCGTCATCCCGGGCTGCTCGCGCTGTTCGGGTTGGCGTTCGTGCTGATGGGCGGGTTCGTCTCGCTGTACAACTATCTCGGCTACCGGCTGATCGCGGCGCCGTTCGGGTTGCCGGAGGCGCTGGCCGGGCTGGTGTTCGTGCTGTACCTGGCCGGAACGGCGGCGTCTGCGATGTCCGGGCGCCTGGCCGACCGGGTCGGCAGGCAGAGGGTGCTCACGGCGTCGCTCGCGGTGATGGCGGCCGGGCTGGCGGTCACGATCCCGGATCACCTCGGCATGGTGATTCTCGGCGTATTGCTCTACACCGCAGGGTTCTTCGGCGCGCACACCGCCGCCAGCGCATGGGTCGGCGCGATGGCCGAAGGCAACCGCGGCGCGGCCTCGTCGCTCTACTTGTTCGCGTACTACCTCGGCGGCGCGGTCATCGGCGGTGTGGCGGGCATCGCCTACGCCCGCGCCGGGTGGCTCGGACTGGCCAGCGGCATCGGAGTCCTCGTGGTGATCGCGGCATTGCTGGTGTGGGCCTTGCTGTTTCATCGAGCAGTCGATGCTGCTGCCCACGCGAAGACTGCGTGA
- the dnaJ gene encoding molecular chaperone DnaJ, whose product MARDYYGLLGVAKNATDQELKRAYRKLARELHPDVNPDEAAQAKFKEVSTAYEVLSDPEKRRIVDMGGDPLESAGAGGAGFNGAGFGGLGDVFEAFFGGMSGSTSARKPRGRVQPGADSLIRTRLSLAECAVGVTKHLTVDTAVLCDLCQGSGTNGKSKPVRCETCSGAGEVQSVQRSFLGQVLTSRPCPTCRGAGETIPDPCQKCGGDGRVRARREIAAPIPAGVANGMRVRLAAQGEVGPGGGHAGDLYVEIVEQPHDVFVRDGDDLHCTIRVPMVDAALGTTVVIDTILDGPTELTIPAGTQPGEISVLRGHGMPRLRSGARGDLLAHLDIVIPAKLDSKQTDMLRKLKGMRERERAEVMSAQSEHNSGLFARLRASFSGR is encoded by the coding sequence GTGGCACGGGACTACTACGGACTGCTCGGCGTCGCGAAGAACGCGACCGACCAGGAACTCAAGCGGGCATACCGCAAGCTGGCGCGTGAGCTCCACCCCGACGTCAACCCTGACGAGGCGGCGCAGGCCAAGTTCAAGGAAGTATCGACCGCCTACGAGGTGCTGTCGGACCCGGAGAAGCGGCGCATCGTCGACATGGGCGGTGACCCGCTGGAATCCGCCGGTGCCGGCGGCGCCGGATTCAACGGCGCCGGCTTCGGTGGGCTCGGCGACGTGTTCGAGGCGTTCTTCGGCGGTATGAGCGGATCGACCAGCGCGCGCAAACCGCGCGGGCGTGTCCAGCCGGGCGCCGACTCGCTGATCCGCACCAGGCTGAGCCTGGCCGAGTGCGCGGTCGGCGTGACCAAGCACCTGACCGTGGACACCGCGGTCCTGTGCGACCTCTGCCAGGGCTCCGGCACGAACGGCAAATCCAAGCCGGTGCGCTGCGAAACCTGCAGCGGCGCAGGCGAAGTCCAGTCCGTGCAGCGCTCCTTCCTCGGCCAGGTGCTCACCTCGCGTCCGTGCCCGACCTGCCGCGGCGCCGGTGAGACCATTCCGGACCCGTGTCAGAAGTGCGGCGGTGACGGCCGGGTGCGGGCGCGCCGCGAGATCGCCGCGCCGATTCCCGCGGGCGTCGCGAACGGTATGCGGGTGCGCCTGGCCGCGCAGGGCGAGGTCGGTCCGGGCGGCGGTCACGCGGGTGACCTCTACGTCGAGATCGTGGAGCAGCCGCACGACGTGTTCGTCCGCGACGGTGACGACCTGCACTGCACCATCCGGGTGCCGATGGTCGACGCGGCATTGGGTACCACGGTCGTGATCGACACGATCCTGGACGGCCCGACCGAGCTGACCATTCCGGCGGGCACCCAGCCCGGTGAGATCTCGGTGCTGCGTGGTCACGGTATGCCGCGGCTGCGCTCGGGCGCGCGCGGCGATCTGCTCGCGCACCTGGACATCGTGATCCCGGCCAAGCTGGACAGCAAGCAGACCGACATGCTGCGCAAGTTGAAGGGGATGCGCGAGCGCGAGCGCGCCGAGGTGATGTCGGCGCAGTCCGAGCACAACAGCGGGTTGTTCGCGCGGCTGCGCGCGTCGTTCAGCGGGCGCTAG
- a CDS encoding PhoH family protein — protein sequence MGASDSGSGPAARTVRSSIELAPESVFPFLGSADQNLRELESLLDADIHVRGNSVTLTGRAADVALAERVIEQLVALTGRNRVVTPEAVRHTVSMLTEGTSESPAEVLSLDILSRRGRTIRPKTLNQKRYVDAIDANTIVFGIGPAGTGKTYLAMAKAVQALQSKQVNRIILTRPAVEAGERLGFLPGTLNEKIDPYLRPLYDALHDMMDPEAIPKLMAAGVIEVAPLAYMRGRTLNDSFILLDEAQNTTAEQMKMFLTRLGFGSKIVVTGDVTQVDLPTGARSGLRAASEILTEIEDIHFAELTSSDVVRHRLVSDIVDAYDRFEAESRPPVAPHYGGNRAQRRAASRGDRR from the coding sequence ATCGGCGCCAGCGACAGCGGTTCGGGTCCGGCAGCGCGCACTGTGCGTTCGAGTATCGAACTCGCTCCCGAATCCGTGTTCCCCTTCCTCGGTTCCGCCGACCAGAATCTGCGTGAACTCGAATCCCTCCTCGACGCGGACATCCACGTCCGGGGCAATTCCGTGACCCTCACCGGCAGGGCGGCCGACGTCGCGCTGGCCGAGCGGGTCATCGAGCAGTTGGTCGCACTCACCGGCCGCAACCGCGTGGTCACCCCCGAGGCGGTGCGGCATACCGTATCGATGCTCACCGAGGGCACCAGCGAGTCCCCCGCCGAGGTGCTCAGCCTGGACATCCTGTCCCGGCGCGGCAGGACCATCCGGCCCAAGACGCTCAACCAGAAGCGCTACGTCGACGCGATCGACGCCAACACCATCGTGTTCGGCATAGGCCCCGCCGGTACCGGCAAGACGTACCTGGCGATGGCCAAGGCGGTGCAGGCGCTGCAGTCCAAGCAGGTCAACCGCATTATTCTCACCCGTCCCGCGGTCGAGGCGGGGGAGCGGCTCGGCTTCCTGCCCGGCACGCTGAACGAGAAGATCGACCCGTACCTGCGCCCGCTCTACGACGCGCTGCACGACATGATGGATCCGGAGGCCATTCCCAAGCTGATGGCGGCCGGTGTCATCGAGGTCGCGCCGCTGGCGTACATGCGGGGCAGGACCCTGAACGACTCGTTCATCCTCCTCGACGAGGCGCAGAACACCACGGCCGAGCAGATGAAGATGTTCCTCACCCGTCTCGGCTTCGGCTCGAAGATCGTGGTGACCGGTGACGTCACGCAGGTCGACCTGCCCACCGGCGCGCGGTCGGGTCTGCGCGCCGCCAGTGAGATCCTCACCGAGATCGAGGACATCCACTTCGCCGAACTCACCAGCAGCGACGTGGTCCGCCACCGGTTGGTTTCGGACATCGTCGACGCCTACGACCGGTTCGAGGCCGAGTCGCGTCCGCCGGTGGCCCCGCATTACGGCGGCAACCGGGCGCAGCGGCGCGCCGCGAGCCGGGGCGACCGCCGGTAA
- a CDS encoding LysR family transcriptional regulator, whose amino-acid sequence MLGEDLEWFTTLAELERVGAAADRLHIAQPTLSRMLARLERRVGVELFDRRGKRITLNEFGRIYYEHARRAQSELDAAKQAVADRANPAKGGVRLSFQHSFGASLVPQLISGFRRVSGRITITLWQGAAEAVTERVLEGAADLGIVSPRPAVAGVGWRAVLRQPLVLALPPEHRLAGRRQVRLAEVADAEFITMHRGFGMRRIFDELCAAADIRPRIAFESSDLVSVAGLVSAGLGVAILPREDRLSAGPLSGPVTVPLADAGAARTVGLVWPAAATPSDAVRRFRDFTEDWARRRGGTP is encoded by the coding sequence ATGCTTGGCGAGGATCTGGAGTGGTTCACGACACTCGCCGAACTGGAACGAGTCGGCGCGGCGGCGGATCGGCTGCACATCGCCCAGCCGACCCTGTCGCGCATGCTGGCGCGGTTGGAGCGCAGGGTGGGCGTCGAACTGTTCGACCGGCGCGGAAAGCGCATCACCCTCAACGAGTTCGGCCGGATCTATTACGAACACGCGCGCCGCGCCCAGTCCGAGCTGGACGCGGCGAAACAGGCCGTCGCCGATCGCGCCAATCCGGCGAAAGGCGGCGTCCGACTGTCCTTCCAGCATTCCTTCGGTGCCTCGCTGGTGCCGCAGCTGATCAGCGGGTTCCGGCGCGTCTCGGGCCGGATCACGATCACACTGTGGCAAGGCGCGGCCGAAGCGGTAACCGAGCGAGTGCTCGAGGGAGCGGCGGATCTGGGCATCGTCTCGCCTCGTCCGGCCGTCGCTGGTGTCGGCTGGCGGGCCGTGCTGCGGCAGCCGCTGGTCCTCGCGCTGCCCCCGGAACACCGGCTGGCCGGGCGGCGGCAGGTCCGGCTCGCGGAGGTTGCCGACGCGGAGTTCATCACAATGCACCGAGGGTTCGGGATGCGGCGCATCTTCGACGAGTTGTGCGCGGCGGCGGATATCCGGCCGCGGATCGCGTTCGAGTCGAGCGATCTGGTCAGCGTGGCCGGGCTGGTGTCGGCAGGATTGGGGGTGGCGATCCTGCCGAGGGAAGACCGGCTGTCGGCGGGCCCGCTGTCCGGCCCGGTAACGGTGCCGCTCGCCGACGCGGGTGCCGCTCGCACGGTCGGGCTGGTCTGGCCCGCCGCCGCGACGCCGTCGGACGCGGTGCGGCGCTTCCGTGATTTCACCGAGGATTGGGCACGCCGACGTGGGGGAACCCCGTGA
- a CDS encoding alpha/beta fold hydrolase, with translation MKPRRTLRGGMAALAIAIAAVVSGGPAQAQTLPTIVLVHGAFADTTSWDGVAALLRERGYRVVTPDNPLRGPAYDAAAVQRTLDTISGPMVLVGHSYGGFVISNVNDPQVESLVYINAFAPVQGEIAQAALDPIRFPGSQLLPPALQVKVVDDPQGIAGKNVDGYLAPDSFNAVFAQDVDSATAADMFAHQRSIAVAANLQPSGPPSWSTTPSWYLVAAADRVIPPSSQRFMAQRMGARTSEIDASHASLVSQPDDVAAVVQAAVPN, from the coding sequence ATGAAGCCCAGACGTACCCTGCGCGGCGGCATGGCCGCGCTCGCCATCGCCATCGCCGCCGTCGTGTCCGGCGGCCCCGCGCAGGCGCAAACGTTACCCACCATCGTGCTCGTGCACGGCGCCTTCGCCGACACCACGAGCTGGGACGGCGTCGCGGCGCTGCTGCGCGAGCGCGGCTATCGCGTGGTGACGCCGGACAATCCGCTGCGCGGACCGGCCTATGACGCCGCTGCCGTGCAGCGGACACTGGACACGATCTCCGGTCCCATGGTGCTGGTCGGCCACTCCTACGGCGGCTTCGTGATCAGCAACGTGAATGATCCGCAGGTCGAATCGCTGGTCTACATCAACGCGTTCGCGCCGGTGCAAGGCGAGATCGCCCAAGCGGCCCTCGACCCGATCCGCTTTCCAGGCAGTCAACTGCTGCCGCCCGCGCTGCAGGTGAAGGTCGTCGACGACCCGCAGGGCATCGCGGGTAAAAACGTCGACGGCTACCTCGCACCCGACAGCTTCAACGCGGTCTTCGCCCAGGATGTCGACTCCGCGACGGCCGCCGACATGTTTGCGCACCAGCGCTCCATCGCGGTGGCCGCCAACCTCCAACCCTCCGGCCCGCCCTCGTGGTCGACCACCCCCAGCTGGTATCTGGTCGCGGCCGCCGACCGCGTGATCCCGCCGTCGTCGCAGCGCTTCATGGCCCAGCGCATGGGCGCCCGAACCAGCGAGATCGACGCCTCCCACGCCTCCCTGGTCTCCCAACCCGACGACGTCGCCGCGGTGGTCCAAGCCGCCGTTCCGAACTGA
- the hrcA gene encoding heat-inducible transcriptional repressor HrcA, producing the protein MSSTEDRRFEVLRAIVADYVATKEPIGSKSLVDRHNLGVSSATVRNDMAVLEAEGYITQPHTSSGRIPTDKGYRQFVDRISEVKPLSPAERRAIMEFLESGVDLDDVLRRGVRLLAQLTRQVAVVQYPTVSASTVRHIEVVALNPARLLLVVITDTGRVDQRLVELGALIDDDDLAALRGMLGGAMDGKRLASASAAVAELPERAPLRLRDVLVRVSTVLVETLVEHPEERLVLGGTANLTRNAADFGFPGSLRAVLEALEEQVIVLKLLAAAQQPGRVTVRIGEETQVEQMRGTSVVSTGYGAAGAVLGGMGVLGPTRMDYPGTIASVAAVARYIGEVLAER; encoded by the coding sequence ATGTCGAGCACCGAGGATCGGCGCTTCGAGGTCCTGCGCGCGATCGTCGCGGACTATGTCGCGACCAAGGAGCCGATCGGGTCGAAGTCGCTGGTCGATCGGCACAACCTGGGTGTTTCCAGCGCGACGGTGCGCAACGACATGGCGGTGCTCGAGGCCGAGGGCTACATCACACAACCGCACACGAGTTCCGGGCGGATACCCACCGACAAGGGCTATCGGCAGTTCGTGGACCGGATTTCCGAGGTGAAGCCGCTGTCGCCTGCGGAGCGCAGGGCGATCATGGAGTTCTTGGAGTCGGGCGTCGACCTCGATGACGTCCTGCGCCGTGGTGTCCGGTTGCTGGCCCAGCTGACCAGGCAGGTCGCGGTCGTGCAGTACCCCACCGTGTCGGCGTCCACGGTCCGGCACATCGAGGTGGTCGCGCTCAATCCGGCGCGGCTGCTGCTGGTGGTGATCACCGACACCGGCCGGGTCGACCAGCGCCTGGTGGAACTCGGCGCGCTGATCGATGACGACGATCTGGCCGCGCTGCGCGGCATGCTCGGCGGTGCGATGGACGGCAAGCGCCTGGCCTCGGCCTCGGCGGCGGTCGCGGAGCTGCCCGAGCGCGCGCCGCTGCGACTGCGCGACGTGCTGGTCCGGGTGTCCACGGTGCTGGTGGAGACGCTGGTGGAGCATCCGGAGGAACGATTGGTGCTCGGCGGCACCGCCAACCTCACCCGCAATGCCGCCGACTTCGGCTTCCCCGGCTCGTTGCGCGCGGTGCTGGAGGCGCTGGAGGAACAGGTGATCGTGCTCAAGCTGCTCGCCGCGGCCCAGCAGCCGGGGCGGGTCACGGTGCGGATCGGCGAGGAGACGCAGGTCGAGCAGATGCGCGGCACGTCGGTGGTGTCGACCGGCTATGGCGCGGCGGGCGCGGTGCTCGGCGGAATGGGCGTGCTCGGGCCGACCCGGATGGACTACCCAGGAACGATCGCCTCGGTGGCGGCTGTCGCCCGGTATATCGGCGAGGTCCTGGCCGAGCGCTGA
- a CDS encoding alpha/beta fold hydrolase: protein MPTITTTDGVEIYYKDWGSGHPVVFSHGWPLNADAWDNQMNLVASRGYRAIAHDRRGHGRSGQVWGGHDMDHYADDLAAVLNELNVTDAVLVGHSTGGGEVTRYLSRHGTSRVAKAVLVGAVPPLMLRTDANPEGLPIDVFDDIRAGVAADRSQFYQDLSALFYGANRAGSSVSQGLRDHFWLMGMQVGLKGALDCVKAFSETDFTAELPSIDIPILVAHGDDDQIVPFAASAAETARLLPRAELKVYPGAPHGLCGAYEKAFNADLLDFLKN from the coding sequence ATGCCGACGATCACAACCACCGATGGCGTCGAGATCTACTACAAGGACTGGGGTTCGGGACACCCCGTGGTGTTCAGCCACGGCTGGCCGCTGAACGCGGACGCCTGGGACAACCAGATGAACCTGGTGGCAAGCAGAGGCTATCGCGCGATCGCGCACGATCGGCGCGGTCACGGCCGCTCCGGCCAGGTGTGGGGCGGGCACGACATGGACCACTACGCCGACGATCTCGCCGCCGTGCTCAACGAGCTGAACGTGACCGACGCCGTTCTGGTCGGGCACTCCACCGGCGGCGGCGAGGTCACCAGGTACCTGTCTCGGCACGGCACCTCCCGGGTCGCGAAAGCCGTTCTTGTCGGTGCGGTTCCGCCGCTGATGCTGCGGACCGACGCCAATCCCGAAGGACTGCCGATCGATGTCTTCGATGACATTCGCGCGGGCGTAGCCGCCGATCGCTCGCAGTTCTACCAGGATCTGTCCGCACTCTTCTACGGCGCGAATCGCGCGGGATCGTCTGTCTCGCAAGGTCTTCGGGACCATTTCTGGCTGATGGGCATGCAGGTCGGGCTGAAGGGCGCGCTGGACTGTGTCAAGGCCTTCTCGGAGACCGATTTCACCGCGGAACTGCCGAGCATCGATATTCCGATCCTGGTGGCGCATGGTGACGACGACCAGATCGTCCCTTTCGCGGCCTCGGCGGCCGAGACCGCGAGGCTGCTGCCGCGCGCCGAGCTGAAGGTGTATCCCGGTGCCCCGCATGGCCTATGCGGAGCATACGAAAAGGCATTCAACGCCGACCTGCTCGACTTCCTGAAGAACTGA